In the genome of Enterococcus sp. DIV2402, the window ATATCTAAGGTTGGCGCAATGAATCCCCAAACAACCGCATTCCCGACAATTTGCATAACGTTAAAACGAATCATATCTGTTTTGGAAAATTCGCCATTCATTAATTTGATTTTCTGCGTAGCTACTCCATAAATAAATCCAACAATTGCTGAACAAACAATCCATGACCACCAAGGATTCCCATACGTTAAATCTTTTAATGTATGACCAATAAAACCAACTAACGCTGCCGGAACCGGACCAAATAATGCCGCCATTAATGCTAGAAATGGATAGGTTGTTTCTAAATTTGTATTTGGAACACCTGTTGGAATCGAAACAAAAC includes:
- a CDS encoding ECF-type riboflavin transporter substrate-binding protein encodes the protein MKKEFSVKTIVAIGIGSAVFVILGRFVSIPTGVPNTNLETTYPFLALMAALFGPVPAALVGFIGHTLKDLTYGNPWWSWIVCSAIVGFIYGVATQKIKLMNGEFSKTDMIRFNVMQIVGNAVVWGFIAPTLDILIYSEPANKVYFQGLISATVNSIAVGIIGTLLMKAYASRQTKKGSLKKD